A part of Entelurus aequoreus isolate RoL-2023_Sb linkage group LG10, RoL_Eaeq_v1.1, whole genome shotgun sequence genomic DNA contains:
- the LOC133659205 gene encoding olfactory receptor 10J4-like, which translates to MDAEFNATYITLGGFVDVDKYGYIYFVSFLTTYILILCSNCTIICLIWIHRNLHEPMYIFIAALSVNSLLFSTAVYPKLCIDVLSQHQTISYSACMFQYFLYYSFAGSDFLLLSAMSYDRYVSICKPLQYPTIMGKKTVIVLLTLAWFLPASQLAVGTVMNLKQKMCKFTTSGVWCNNSVHRLFCVKSSFLTVYVLFVTITTSVAPVIFILFTYIKIFIITYHISVQFGKKATKTCLPHLMVLFCFSCFGSFDVMTDQMQSDLPKSVSLVMTLQVIVYNPLFNPIIYGVKMKEISKHIKRLFCHVKPVK; encoded by the coding sequence ATGGATGCTGAATTCAATGCAACTTATATAACTCTTGGTGGCTTTGTAGACGTGGACAAATATGGATATATTTACTTTGTCTCCTTTTTGACAACATATATTCTTATCCTCTGCTCTAACTGCACCATTATATGTCTAATCTGGATTCACAGGAACCTTCATGAGCCTATGTACATTTTCATTGCTGCTTTGTCAGTCAACTCTCTTTTGTTTAGCACAGCTGTCTACCCTAAACTTTGCATTGACGTCTTATCTCAACATCAGACCATTTCTTATTCTGCTTGTATGTTTCAATATTTTCTGTATTACTCATTTGCAGGATCAGACTTCTTACTGTTGTCAGCCATGTCTTATGACAGGTATGTGTCTATCTGCAAACCTCTGCAGTATCCAACTATcatggggaaaaaaacggtcatagTCCTTTTGACTTTGGCCTGGTTTCTACCTGCAAGCCAGCTTGCAGTTGGAACTGTAatgaatttaaaacaaaaaatgtgcaaGTTTACTACAAGTGGAGTATGGTGTAACAATTCAGTCCACAGgcttttttgtgtaaaatcatCATTTCTTACTGTTTATGTTCTGTTTGTGACGATAACTACCAGTGTTGCTCCTGTGATTTTCAttctttttacatacataaagatATTTATAATAACTTACCACATTAGTGTACAATTTGGGAAAAAAGCTACAAAGACATGTTTACCCCACCTGATGGTTTTATTCTGCTTCTCTTGTTTTGGTAGTTTTGATGTTAtgaccgatcaaatgcagtcagaTCTTCCAAAAAGTGTAAGTTTGGTAATGACTTTACAGGTAATTGTGTACAATCCTCTGTTCAATCCAATCATATATGGAGTGAAAATGAAAGAAATCTCAAAACACATCAAAAGATTGTTTTGTCATGTCAAACCCGTGAAATAA
- the LOC133658944 gene encoding gastrula zinc finger protein XlCGF8.2DB-like isoform X2, translating into MCERRIVAEYEEELSRTKEVKERQRQLLDAVCKKPQVQLHKADVQQLIGHQEEPLSLLQKVSYTLKQEDPQPPHIKEEEEELCITQEGECLLGQEEADLTNFPLIVVSVKTEDHEDKPPESSQLHHSPSEEKREVEPPSSSSPQHMTTEGDGDHCGGSQADNLLAPLSDSDDSTSHVNVNMKSRMKTHTGKKTFICSVCGKLSSQKRNMQIHMRTHTGEKPFSCSVCAKPFVTNSDLTRHMRTHTGEKPFPCSNCGRKFSQRVSMLSHMRTHTGEKPFRCSVCGNLFSEKHSMQIHMRRHQGEKPFSCSLCVKIFSAKHTMQIHMRRHRGEKPFSCSVCAKNFVVQSDLTRHMRTHSGEKPYICSNCDKKFSRKGSMLSHMRTHTGEKNF; encoded by the exons atgtgcgaaagaaggatagtagcagagtacgaggaggaactgtCTCGAACAAAAGAGGTGAAGGAGCGAcaacgtcaactactggacgctgtttgcAAGAAGCCTCAAGTTCAGTTGCACAAAGccg acgtccagcagctgattggtcatcaAGAAGAACCTCTCTCTTTGTTGCAGAAGGTGAGCTATACTTTAAagcaggaggatccacagcccccccacattaaagaggaagaggaggaactgtgcatcactcaggagggagagtgtcttctaggacaggaagaggctgatctcaccaactTTCCACTgattgttgtctctgtgaagactgaagaccatgaagacaaaccacctgagtcctcacagcttcatcacagtccaagtgaggagaagagagaggtggagcctccaagcagcagctcaccacaacacatgacaacagaaggtgatggagaccactgcggaggatcacaagcagacaacctcttagctccactgtcGGATAGTGACGACTCAACGTCACACGTTAATGTAAATATGAAATCCCGCATGAAAACACATACAGGGAAAAAAACTTTCAtttgttcagtttgcggtaaatTATCCTCCCAAAAACGCAATATgcaaatacacatgagaacacatacaggagaaaaacctttcagttgttcagtttgcgCTAAACCATTTGTTACAAACTCTGATTTGACCCGACACATGCggacacacaccggagaaaaacctttccccTGCTCAAACTGTGGCAGAAAGTTTTCTCAAAGGGTAAGCATGTtgtcacacatgagaacacacacaggagaaaaacctttcaggtgTTCAGTTTGCGGTAATTTATTTTCAGAAAAACATAGTATGCaaatacacatgagaagacaccaaggagaaaaacctttcagttgttcacTTTGCGTTAAGATATTCTCCGCaaaacatactatgcaaatacacatgagaagacatagaggagaaaaacctttcagttgttcagtttgtgcaaAAAACTTTGTGGTGCAGTCTGACTTGACTAGACACATGCGGACACACTCTGGAGAAAAACCTTACATTTGCTCAAACTGTGACAAAAAGTTTTCCCGAAAGGGAAGTATGCtgtcacacatgagaacacacacaggagaaaaaaacttttag
- the LOC133658944 gene encoding zinc finger protein 391-like isoform X1, which produces MCERRIVAEYEEELSRTKEVKERQRQLLDAVCKKPQVQLHKADVQQLTGHQKESPPKLQGRNSILKQEDPQPPHFKEEEKHLKPVYVKEKNEELETPHVNEEEEDPQPPHCKEEEEGECLLGQEEADLTKFPLTVVSVKTEDHEDKPPESSQLHHSPNVQQLIGHQEEPLSLLQKVSYTLKQEDPQPPHIKEEEEELCITQEGECLLGQEEADLTNFPLIVVSVKTEDHEDKPPESSQLHHSPSEEKREVEPPSSSSPQHMTTEGDGDHCGGSQADNLLAPLSDSDDSTSHVNVNMKSRMKTHTGKKTFICSVCGKLSSQKRNMQIHMRTHTGEKPFSCSVCAKPFVTNSDLTRHMRTHTGEKPFPCSNCGRKFSQRVSMLSHMRTHTGEKPFRCSVCGNLFSEKHSMQIHMRRHQGEKPFSCSLCVKIFSAKHTMQIHMRRHRGEKPFSCSVCAKNFVVQSDLTRHMRTHSGEKPYICSNCDKKFSRKGSMLSHMRTHTGEKNF; this is translated from the exons atgtgcgaaagaaggatagtagcagagtacgaggaggaactgtCTCGAACAAAAGAGGTGAAGGAGCGAcaacgtcaactactggacgctgtttgcAAGAAGCCTCAAGTTCAGTTGCACAAAGccg ATGTCCAGCAGCTGACTGGACATCAGAAAGAAAGTCCCCCTAAATTGCAGGGGCGGAACTCCATTTTGAagcaggaggatccacagccccctcATTTCAAAGAGGAAGAGAAGCACCTAAAGCCTGTATATGTTAAAGAGAAAAACGAGGAGCTAGAAACGCCTCATGTaaatgaggaagaggaggatccacagccgccCCACtgtaaagaagaagaggagggagagtgtcttctagggcaggaggaggctgatctcaccaagtttccactgactgttgtctctgtgaagactgaagaccatgaagacaaaccacctgagtcctcacagcttcatcacagtccaa acgtccagcagctgattggtcatcaAGAAGAACCTCTCTCTTTGTTGCAGAAGGTGAGCTATACTTTAAagcaggaggatccacagcccccccacattaaagaggaagaggaggaactgtgcatcactcaggagggagagtgtcttctaggacaggaagaggctgatctcaccaactTTCCACTgattgttgtctctgtgaagactgaagaccatgaagacaaaccacctgagtcctcacagcttcatcacagtccaagtgaggagaagagagaggtggagcctccaagcagcagctcaccacaacacatgacaacagaaggtgatggagaccactgcggaggatcacaagcagacaacctcttagctccactgtcGGATAGTGACGACTCAACGTCACACGTTAATGTAAATATGAAATCCCGCATGAAAACACATACAGGGAAAAAAACTTTCAtttgttcagtttgcggtaaatTATCCTCCCAAAAACGCAATATgcaaatacacatgagaacacatacaggagaaaaacctttcagttgttcagtttgcgCTAAACCATTTGTTACAAACTCTGATTTGACCCGACACATGCggacacacaccggagaaaaacctttccccTGCTCAAACTGTGGCAGAAAGTTTTCTCAAAGGGTAAGCATGTtgtcacacatgagaacacacacaggagaaaaacctttcaggtgTTCAGTTTGCGGTAATTTATTTTCAGAAAAACATAGTATGCaaatacacatgagaagacaccaaggagaaaaacctttcagttgttcacTTTGCGTTAAGATATTCTCCGCaaaacatactatgcaaatacacatgagaagacatagaggagaaaaacctttcagttgttcagtttgtgcaaAAAACTTTGTGGTGCAGTCTGACTTGACTAGACACATGCGGACACACTCTGGAGAAAAACCTTACATTTGCTCAAACTGTGACAAAAAGTTTTCCCGAAAGGGAAGTATGCtgtcacacatgagaacacacacaggagaaaaaaacttttag
- the LOC133658944 gene encoding uncharacterized protein LOC133658944 isoform X3, whose product MCERRIVAEYEEELSRTKEVKERQRQLLDAVCKKPQVQLHKADVQQLTGHQKESPPKLQGRNSILKQEDPQPPHFKEEEKHLKPVYVKEKNEELETPHVNEEEEDPQPPHCKEEEEGECLLGQEEADLTKFPLTVVSVKTEDHEDKPPESSQLHHSPNVQQLIGHQEEPLSLLQKDFQYYPECSAVSHRLAYKQNPTFRHLKQLKL is encoded by the exons atgtgcgaaagaaggatagtagcagagtacgaggaggaactgtCTCGAACAAAAGAGGTGAAGGAGCGAcaacgtcaactactggacgctgtttgcAAGAAGCCTCAAGTTCAGTTGCACAAAGccg ATGTCCAGCAGCTGACTGGACATCAGAAAGAAAGTCCCCCTAAATTGCAGGGGCGGAACTCCATTTTGAagcaggaggatccacagccccctcATTTCAAAGAGGAAGAGAAGCACCTAAAGCCTGTATATGTTAAAGAGAAAAACGAGGAGCTAGAAACGCCTCATGTaaatgaggaagaggaggatccacagccgccCCACtgtaaagaagaagaggagggagagtgtcttctagggcaggaggaggctgatctcaccaagtttccactgactgttgtctctgtgaagactgaagaccatgaagacaaaccacctgagtcctcacagcttcatcacagtccaa acgtccagcagctgattggtcatcaAGAAGAACCTCTCTCTTTGTTGCAGAAG GACTTCCAATACTACCCAGAATGCTCCGCAGTTTCCCATAGGTTGGCTTACAAACAAAATCCAACATTTCGACACCTCAAACAGTTAAAGTTATAG